CATGGCCACAGCGAAGGCACAGCCACCTCCCCTCTCACTCAGGCCTTCTCCAACTTCTACTACACCTTCCACTTCCTGAACCTCACCTCCGGGCAGCCCCTGAGCACGGTCAACGCCACCATCTGGGAGTTTTGCCAGAGGCCCTGGAAACTGGTGGGTGGGCCCTGGGCTCCCTGGCTGCAGCGAGGGTCCCTGAGGGTGCAGGGCTGCCCCGGGCAGGATGCTGGAGCCTCATTCTGGGCAGCACGGCCAGCAGGGCCGGGGGAGGCAAGGGCAGAGGACAGCTCCAGGCCGTGCCACTCCAGGTAGGAGGCCGTGGCCACGGCTGCAGCTGGGCCCAGCCTCTGGCCCGCCAAGAAGGGGCCGCAACCCGCACCACGTAACTGGTCGGTGGGGCCAGGGAGGGGCTCTCTACCACTGCCCGGCACCCTCTTGTTGTCTGCGTGCTCAGGTTGGCCAGGACAGATGGGGCGGTCCCCGCATGACTGGGGATCAGGGGCCCTCACCTCGCCTCTTGGTCTCCTGGGCCCCAGGTGGAGGCCAGCTACCCTGGGCAGGACCGCTGGCTGCGGGACTACTGTGCCTCAGGCCTGTACATCCTCACCCTCCTGCACGAGGGCTACGGGTTCAGTGAGGAGACCTGGCCCAGCCTCGAGTTCCGAAAGCAGGTGACTGCCTCCCCTGGGCGTGGGCGGGGTGTGGGCACGGGCAGGTCGTGGTCTTGGGGTAGCTGCCCCGCAGCCCTGAGCAGCCGTGTGTCCCGCAGGCGGGCGGTGTGGACATTGGCTGGACACTGGGCTACATGCTGAACCTGACCGGGATGATCCCGGCTGATGCGCCGGCTCAGTGGCGGGCAGAGAGCTACGGCGTCTGGGTGGCCAAAGTGGTGTTCATGGTGCTGGCCCTGGTGGCAGTGGTGGGGGCTGCCTTGGTCCAGCTCTTCTGGTTGCAGGACTAGTGGGAAGGCGGAGGTGGGCCCCCACAGAGCCCACAGGCAGCTGCGTCCCGGATGCTGGAGCCTTCCTGAGCCCTGAGTGCCGTGGGGCCTTGCTCTGTGGCTCTGCCCACGGTCAGGTGACAGCCACCTCCAGGGCACCGTCAGGGTGGTGCTGGCCACAGAGGCTGCATGGCCTCCCCTCCCGGcgtccctccccccacctccttcgCAACTGGGCTTCCAGGGCCGTAGGTGCCTTTCTGCACACAGGCCGCCAGGACTCGTGGTGTCTCCAGGCTGTGTGACTGCAGGGCCACATGCTGCCTGCAAACAGGGCAAGACCACGGAGGCACAGGGGTCCTGCTCCTGATGGGGCCTCAGGAGGGGCGGAGAGGGGCGGAGGGGAGGGAGCTGCCCCACCTGGACCCCCGCTCTCCCTGCTGTTGTCTGAGCAGATGGATGGAGTCCAGGCCTGGGGGCTTCTGCTGGGCCAGCCCGGCCTCCCACACCCACTTGGAGGGTGAGACTGCAGTGGGGgttgtttttattaaaagcatCATGGACACAGCATCGTTAGGGCTGATCTCCCTGCTGGGATCGGGGCAGGCGGCTGGGGGCTCCTGACATCCGAGGGCCGGCAGGGACCACGAAGCACTTGGGGAAGATGCCGATGCGGCCGTCACAGTGGCCCTCCAGCCATGCCTGGTCCACTGCAAGGGGGACATCGGGCTCTGCAGGGCGTTACCCAGGCGTGGCCTCTGGGTGCCACGTCTGCTCACGTCACAGGCCGAGCCCTAAGCCCCCCACACCCTGGGCACTGCAGTGCTGCCTGGGAAGGGCCATGCCCACCCTACCTTCACACAGGACATCCACTGTGTCCCCCTGTCGGAAGCCCAGGTCCTCTGGCCCCTGGGCGGAGTAGCTGTGCTGGGCCACCACCTGGTAGAGGACCGGCCGACCCCCGGctccctgaggcaggagagtgggcTGCAGGTCGGGCCGGGCACTGGGAGGAGGGGCCTCCACCGCCCCTCAGggtgcccctgcccctgcctcgcCCTTGGCTCACCCTGCACTGCAGCTGCAGCCCCCTGGGGCAGGCAGCTGCATCCTGCCAGGCCCTCTGCAGCGACTCCTCCTCGGGGATGGGGACCCAGTGCCCATCCTCACCTGGGGCTAGGTAACTGCAAAGAGATTCCTCAGAGGGGGCCTCCTGGGTGGGGCCTGCAGAGAGGGCAGTGACCTCTGCCACCCCCTCTTCCAGCAGCTGCCTCAGTCGGGGCGGTGCCCAGCTCCACCGCAGCCACCAGGGGCTTTCTGGCCCACCTGAGTTGCCCAAGCTGGGCCTGGTGAGGGAGGGCTTGGCCCAGCAGTGCCCGCAGGCTGGACAGGTCGGCTCCTCTTCGTGCCCTCAGGGCCACCGTGAAGGCGCACTGCACGGTGACAGTCACCAGGGGCTCGGAGCCCCCTGCACCTGCTCCCTGGGTCCAggcaggagggggaggggtggTCGCTGAGGCCCAGGGCCTGGTCAGGGCCGTCTTCAGCCCGAGGGGTGTGGACAGAGACTGGGCAGGTGAGGGGGGCTTGCAAGCCTTGATTCTGAGGGATAGggcttggcctcagcctccctcaggtGACTGACAGGTGAAGGGTCTACAGCCTCTTACCCCAGCACCCGCGGGGTCCTCACAGGGGCCGGGGCCAGGGCCCCCCATTGCCAGCAGCCCTgtaggacagagcaagactgacaCAGCCACTACCACCAAAGTGGGCCCTGTGGGTGGAGGGCAGCCAGCACCCATGCACCAGCAGCTTCCTCCTTCACCCGGGGACCCCGCCGCTGAGGACCCCCATACCTGGGGAGAGAGGAGCCTGTTTGCCAACTTGCTCCACCTGGGGCCTCTGCAAGAGAAGCACAGGCTGGGTGGGCTGGGGCGGTCAGGTGCTGGAGGCGGGTACTGTCCTCGCAGAGCCCACACCAAGGGTGTGGCCTGTGTGCCCGGCCAGCACCCAGCAGGTGGCCTGTGGGTGTTGAATTCAGGGCACTGGCCACAAGTCGGCTGCCTTAGGATGGGGCTGGGTCCCTGCAGACCTAGAGGCTGCCTGTCACCAGGAGGGAGCACCCCGTCCCCCGAGGCCCACCGAGGTGGCAGCTCCAGGTGGGTGGGCTCCCCAGTGACCCCAGGAAGCTGAGGACCCAGTCCCTGGCCCCCGGCCTCTGTGTGGGCTCGACGTTAACCGTGGGCCCTGAGTTGGGCACTGAGCAGGAGACGAGTTCACCAGCTGCAAGTCACAAAGTCACAGCCCAGCGCTGGCTAGACCCTGAGGGTCAGGcattgctgttgttttttgagagggagtctcgctctgtcgcccaggcttgagtgcagtggcgccatcttggctcactacaagctccgcctcccgggttcatgccattctcctggctctgcctcctgagtagctgggactacaggcgcccgccgccacacccagctaattttttgtattttttagtagagacagggtttcaccatgttagccaggatggtctcgatctcctgatcttgtgatccgcccgcctaggcctcccaaagtgctgggattacaggcgtgagccacttcgcctggctttttttttttttttttttttgagacagggtcttgctgtcttgtCCAGGCCAGAGTGGAGTGGcactgtcatggctcactgcagcctccacctcccaggctcaagcaatcctcccacctcagcctcccacggtgctgggattacagaccactgtgcccggcctcgaTTGTAACTTATTATTAGATTTATCAGATGGTTGAAGTTGCCTTAGGTTAGGAAGGACGAGAGCTTAAAGGCCCATCGTGGGAACTGGGCAAATAGTTCCAAGCCCTGAGGGAATTAGTGAAGCACAGCTTGGAGGGCGCCCTTGCCCCCGGGATGCCATGGTTAAACTGGAAGTGGGCATCCATAAAGAGAGAGTGCCGGGGCTGCTTCCTGATCGCATCCTCAGATGTGCTCAGCGTGAAATGCAGgtgccttctctgggcctccCGGATCCTGCAGCAGAGCCTCCGCCCACGGCTGCCACCCTGGGAGCAGCTGGGGTTCCTGCCTTCCTCCGCCTCTCCCCAGGTGCCGGGGTGTCCAGGAGGACTCGGGGGATGGAGTCGCTGCTGGGCCCCCATGGGGGGCGGGAGCCTTGGGGCCCCTCCAGAGCTGTCCTGCCTCCCGCCTGTCCCCAGCTGGGTCACTCCTGGTCACTCGCACCccagtgggaggggaggggcaatGGCCAAGCTGAGGTGGTCCTGGGGGCTGAGGGCCTGCAGGGATACGTGGATGTCTCCACTGGACACCACCTCTCTCCTGTCCTGATGGCCGATGCCCACTCGCCTCGGGCACAGCCAGGCATCCTCCCATCTGGCTGGGCTGGGCCAGGACCACGGGTGAGCCTGGCCCTGTCTACCCGCCAGTGAGCTGCTCTGTCCAGCTCTGTCCACCTCATGTTGGTCCCATTGTGGTCCCCAGTCTGCGGAGGCAGCAGAAGCACCGACCCCCAGCAGGGGAAGAGGCCCAGGCCCACGCACCTGCTCCTGGTAGGCAGTCGACGTGCAGTGGTCAGCACCGACCTCTGTCTCTGCATCTAGGGGGCCCTGGTGGGTGCCAGCTCTTGGGGAGTCCATGATTAGGGAcctagggagaggagggaggctcTCAGGCCCTGCCCATCTGACTGCCCTCCTGTGCCCGGCCCGCGTGGCCCCATGTGGAGGGCCTCTGCCCAGCAGGAAAGGGACGCGCTCGCAGGGCCTAGCCAGCCCCTCCTACCTGGCATCATGGTTCGCTCCTGGTCCCTGTGGACACAAAGCAACAACCTCGCTCTGGTTAAGGGTCGGGGgctgccctccctcctcctgaACCTTGAAGAGTGGTTTCCCCAGGTCTTACACAGGGATGGGACGGCCACCCCACACCTCCCATCAGAGGAACTTTGCAGCCCCAGGAGGGCTCAGAGCTTGTGCAGCATTTTCTTTCCCAGAAAGCTGGGTGAGGCCAGGCAGGGGTCTGAGGGGCCGCAAACCCACCTGTGGCTGCTGAGGGCGGACGCCCCAGCCCTGGTCGTCGGGGATGGCAGAGGCCACCACCTGGCGGGGACAGTGGGGATGCTGGGTCAGGGATCAGCGGCCCAGCAGGGTCTGCTCCCTGCAGCCCGCCCCACCGTGCCCCGCAGCTCTAAGTCCCCAGGGGCTGGGTGACAGCTGCCCATGCCCGGCCCACGTCTGCCAGACCACCATGGAGGGAAATGTCTGATGGAGAAAAACATCTGCTGCAATGTTAACTTATTTTTAGcacaactttaaaaacattttggttTCTTATAAACAGCACTCTACTGTGATATGCGGACTCTAAGTTAATGCATTAACACAGCTCAGAGCCCGGCTTCGCCCACCCCAGGCCTCCCCTGCTGGGCAGCTGCACTGGGCCACACAGGAGTCGGCCGTGGCGCAGCGCAGGTGACCGAGGGGGCGTGGCCAGCCAATGGGGCGTGGCCAGCCAAGGGTGACCCAGTCTTTGCCCACCAGTTCTTCTTCTCCACCATGTTTCGCCCCCTGCCTTTGGGGGTGAGCAGCTCCCCATTCCTGTGACTTTAGGGGTGTTGCCTGGCTCTGACCCAAGTGTGGGCGTGACGTGGCCCAGACCGTCGGACTGCAGCCCCCGCCCCCGTGAGACCTCGCTATCTGTGGCAGGGACACAGGGAGACCCCCCGGGACCTCGCTATCTGTGGCAGGGACACAGGGAGACCCCCCGGGACCTCGCTATCTGTGGCAGGGACACAGGGACCACCCCGGGACCTTGCTATCTGTGGCAGGGACACAGGCACCCCCCCCCCGGGACCTCGCTGTCTGTGGCAGGGACGCAGGGACCCCCCCCCCCGGGACCTCGCTATCTGTGGCAGGGACGCAGGGACCCCCCCCCGGGACCTCGCTATCTGTGGCAGGGACGCAGGCACCCCCCCCCGGGACCTCGCTAGCTGTGGCAGGGACGCAGGCACCCCCCCCCCCGGGACCTCGCTAGCTGTGGCAGGGACACAGGCACCCCCCCCGGGACCTCGCTAGCTGTGGCAGGGACACAGGGACCCCCCCGGGACCTCGCTGTCTGTGGCAGGGACGCAGGCACCCCCCCCGGGACCTCGCTATCTGTGGCAGGGACGCAGGGACCCCCCCCCCGGGACCTCGCTATCTGTGGCAGGGACGCAGGGACCCCCCCGGGACCTCGCTATCTGTGGCAGGGACACAGGCATCCCCCCCGGGACCTCGCTATCTGTGGCAGGGACACAGGCATCCCCCCCGGGACCTCGCTGTCTGTGGCAGGGACGCAGGCACCCCCCCGGGACCTCGCTGTCTGTGGCAGGGACGCAGGCACCCCCCCGGGACCTCGCTGTCTGTGGCAGGGACGCAGGCACCCCCCCGGGACCTCGCTGTCTGTGGCAGGGACGCAGGCACCCCCCCGGGACCTCGCTGTCTGTGGCAGGGACGCAGGGACCACCCCGGGACCTCGCTGTCTGTGGCAGGGACGCAGGCACCCCCCCGGGACCTCGCTGTCTGTGGCAGGGACGCAGGCATCCCCCCCGGGACCTCGCTGTCTGTGGCAGGGACGCAGGCATCCCCCCGGGACCTCGCTGTCTGTGGCAGGGACGCAGGCACCCCCCCGGGACCTCGCTGTCTGTGGCAGGGACGCAGGGACCACCCCGGGACCTCGCTGTCTGTGGCAGGGACGCAGGCACCCCCCCCGGGACCTCGCTGTCTGTGGCAGGGACGCAGGCACCCCCGCCGGGACCTCGCTATCTGTGGCAGGGACGCAGGGACCCCCCCCCAGGGACCTCGCTATCTGTGGCAGGGACGCAGGCATCCCCCCCGGGACCTCGCTAGCTGTGGCAGGGACACAGGCACCACCCCCCCGGGACCTCGCTAGCTGTGGCAGGGACACAGGGACCCCCCCCGGGACCTCGCTATCTGTGGCAGGGACACAGGCATCCCCCCCGGGACCTCGCTAGCTGTGGCAGGGACACAGGGACCCCCCCGGGACCTCGCTAGCTGTGGCAGGGACACAGGCACCCCCCCGGGACCTCGCTATCTGTGGCAGGGACACAGGCATCCCCCCTGGGACCTCGCTAGCTGTGGCAGGGACACAGGCACCACCCCCCCGGGACCTCGCTATCTGTGGCAGGGACACAGGGACCCCCCCCCAGGGACCTCGCTATCTGTGGCAGGGACACAGGCATCCCCCCCGGGACCTCGCTAGCTGTGGCAGGGACACAGGCACCACCCCCCCGGGACCTCGCTAGCTGTGGCAGGGACACAGGCATCCCCCCCGGGACCTCGCTAGCTGTGGCAGGGACACAGGCATCCCCCCGGGACCTCGCTAGCTGTGGCAGGGACACAGGCACCCCCCCGGGACCTCGCTAGCTGTGGCAGGGACACAGGCACCCCCCCGGGACCTCGCTAGCTGTGGCAGGGACACAGGCACCCCCCCGGGACCTCGCTAGCTGTGGCAGGGACACAGGCACCCCCCCGGGACCTCGCTAGCTGTGGCAGGGACACAGGGACCACCCCCCAGGGACCTCGCTAGCTGTGGCAGGGACACAGGGACCACCCCCCAGGGACCTCGCTATCTGTGGCAGGGACACAGGCACCCCCCCGGGACCTCGCTAGCTGTGGCAGGGACACAGGGACCACCCCCCAGGGACCTCGCTAGCTGTGGCAGGGACACAGGCACCCCCCCGGGACCTCGCTAGCTGTGGCAGGGACACAGGCACCCCCCCGGGACCTCGCTAGCTGTGGCAGGGACACAGGCACCCCCCCGGGACCTCGCTAGCTGTGGCAGGGACACAGGCACCCCCCCGGGACCTCGCTACCTGTGGCAGGGACGCAGGGACCCCCCCGGGACCTCGCTGTCTGTGGCAGGGACGCAGGGACCCCCCCGGGACCTCGCTGTCTGTGGCAGGGATGCAGGGACCCCCCCGGGACCTCGCTGTCTGTGGCAGGGACACAGGGAGACACAAAGGCATGAAAGGACGCAGAGAGACGCAGGGACTCTGGGAGGCTGCAAGGCTGTGGCTGTGGCCATGGCCCAGTCTGGGGGCGGGGTGGCACCTACAGGGTCCTTGTTGGGAGAGCTGGAGCCCCCTCCTATGCAGCCGGCTCTAGTGGGCTCTGCCTTCAAGCTCACAGCCCCATTTGGGGCACCGCCCCCCTGCCGTGGGCACCAGTTTGAGGATGGCTGTGGGCCCACTCTCTACCCTCCTGGCCCTTACGGTGGCCTGGACTGCACACCCCCCCATCCCTGGGAACACAGTTCGAGGGCTCAGCACCAGCCGCCATCCCCCAGGACGCCGTCCCCACCTTTACCTTGGCCTTGCCCAGGAAATCCACGGGCTCCAGGTGCTTCAGGTGCCACCGGTGGGGCCGGAAGACCTCGCCCCTGGGGACCTGCCGTG
This genomic window from Pan paniscus chromosome 11, NHGRI_mPanPan1-v2.0_pri, whole genome shotgun sequence contains:
- the NOXA1 gene encoding NADPH oxidase activator 1 isoform X4, whose protein sequence is MASLGDLVRAWHLGAQAVDRGDWARALHLFSGVPAPPARLCFNAGCVHLLAGDAEAALRAFDQAVTKDTCMAVGFFQRGVANFQLARFQEALSDFWLALEQLRGHAAIDYTQLGLRFKLQAWEVLHNVASAQCQLGLWTEAASSLREAMSKWPEGSLNGLDSALDQVQRRGSLPPRQVPRGEVFRPHRWHLKHLEPVDFLGKAKVVASAIPDDQGWGVRPQQPQGPGANHDARSLIMDSPRAGTHQGPLDAETEVGADHCTSTAYQEQGAGAGGSEPLVTVTVQCAFTVALRARRGADLSSLRALLGQALPHQAQLGQLSYLAPGEDGHWVPIPEEESLQRAWQDAAACPRGLQLQCRGAGGRPVLYQVVAQHSYSAQGPEDLGFRQGDTVDVLCEEPDVPLAVDQAWLEGHCDGRIGIFPKCFVVPAGPRMSGAPSRLPRSQQGDQP
- the NOXA1 gene encoding NADPH oxidase activator 1 isoform X2, encoding MASLGDLVRAWHLGAQAVDRGDWARALHLFSGVPAPPARLCFNAGCVHLLAGDAEAALRAFDQAVTKDTCMAVGFFQRGVANFQLARFQEALSDFWLALEQLRGHAAIDYTQLGLRFKLQAWEVLHNVASAQCQLGLWTEAASSLREAMSKWPEGSLNGLDSALDQVQRRGSLPPRQVPRGEVFRPHRWHLKHLEPVDFLGKAKVVASAIPDDQGWGVRPQQPQGPGANHDARSLIMDSPRAGTHQGPLDAETEVGADHCTSTAYQEQRPQVEQVGKQAPLSPGLLAMGGPGPGPCEDPAGAGGAGAGGSEPLVTVTVQCAFTVALRARRGADLSSLRALLGQALPHQAQLGQLSYLAPGEDGHWVPIPEEESLQRAWQDAAACPRGLQLQCRGAGGRPVLYQVVAQHSYSAQGPEDLGFRQGDTVDVLCEVDQAWLEGHCDGRIGIFPKCFVVPAGPRMSGAPSRLPRSQQGDQP
- the NOXA1 gene encoding NADPH oxidase activator 1 isoform X7, whose product is MAVGFFQRGVANFQLARFQEALSDFWLALEQLRGHAAIDYTQLGLRFKLQAWEVLHNVASAQCQLGLWTEAASSLREAMSKWPEGSLNGLDSALDQVQRRGSLPPRQVPRGEVFRPHRWHLKHLEPVDFLGKAKVVASAIPDDQGWGVRPQQPQGPGANHDARSLIMDSPRAGTHQGPLDAETEVGADHCTSTAYQEQRPQVEQVGKQAPLSPGLLAMGGPGPGPCEDPAGAGGAGAGGSEPLVTVTVQCAFTVALRARRGADLSSLRALLGQALPHQAQLGQLSYLAPGEDGHWVPIPEEESLQRAWQDAAACPRGLQLQCRGAGGRPVLYQVVAQHSYSAQGPEDLGFRQGDTVDVLCEEPDVPLAVDQAWLEGHCDGRIGIFPKCFVVPAGPRMSGAPSRLPRSQQGDQP
- the NOXA1 gene encoding NADPH oxidase activator 1 isoform X6, which encodes MALVPSFGCQAGASCGLREGGGGPKRPLLLQGAEALRLQAWLVTLSASAGYPPPPETGLTAATAGPQGRGLPAPPVAPEAPGARGFPGQGQGGGLCHPRRPGLGRPPSAATGGFAAPQTPAWPHPAFWERKCCTSSEPSWGCKVPLMGGVGWPSHPCGPGANHDARSLIMDSPRAGTHQGPLDAETEVGADHCTSTAYQEQRPQVEQVGKQAPLSPGLLAMGGPGPGPCEDPAGAGGAGAGGSEPLVTVTVQCAFTVALRARRGADLSSLRALLGQALPHQAQLGQLSYLAPGEDGHWVPIPEEESLQRAWQDAAACPRGLQLQCRGAGGRPVLYQVVAQHSYSAQGPEDLGFRQGDTVDVLCEEPDVPLAVDQAWLEGHCDGRIGIFPKCFVVPAGPRMSGAPSRLPRSQQGDQP
- the NOXA1 gene encoding NADPH oxidase activator 1 isoform X3, translating into MASLGDLVRAWHLGAQAVDRGDWARALHLFSGVPAPPARLCFNAGCVHLLAGDAEAALRAFDQAVTKDTCMAVGFFQRGVANFQLARFQEALSDFWLALEQLRGHAAIDYTQLGLRFKLQAWEVLHNVASAQCQLGLWTEAASSLREAMSKWPEGSLNGLDSALDQVQVPRGEVFRPHRWHLKHLEPVDFLGKAKVVASAIPDDQGWGVRPQQPQGPGANHDARSLIMDSPRAGTHQGPLDAETEVGADHCTSTAYQEQRPQVEQVGKQAPLSPGLLAMGGPGPGPCEDPAGAGGAGAGGSEPLVTVTVQCAFTVALRARRGADLSSLRALLGQALPHQAQLGQLSYLAPGEDGHWVPIPEEESLQRAWQDAAACPRGLQLQCRGAGGRPVLYQVVAQHSYSAQGPEDLGFRQGDTVDVLCEEPDVPLAVDQAWLEGHCDGRIGIFPKCFVVPAGPRMSGAPSRLPRSQQGDQP
- the NOXA1 gene encoding NADPH oxidase activator 1 isoform X8; the encoded protein is MEGKAHRCGSGVRVKARSGPGHRAVQVLHNVASAQCQLGLWTEAASSLREAMSKWPEGSLNGLDSALDQVQRRGSLPPRQVPRGEVFRPHRWHLKHLEPVDFLGKAKVVASAIPDDQGWGVRPQQPQGPGANHDARSLIMDSPRAGTHQGPLDAETEVGADHCTSTAYQEQRPQVEQVGKQAPLSPGLLAMGGPGPGPCEDPAGAGGAGAGGSEPLVTVTVQCAFTVALRARRGADLSSLRALLGQALPHQAQLGQLSYLAPGEDGHWVPIPEEESLQRAWQDAAACPRGLQLQCRGAGGRPVLYQVVAQHSYSAQGPEDLGFRQGDTVDVLCEEPDVPLAVDQAWLEGHCDGRIGIFPKCFVVPAGPRMSGAPSRLPRSQQGDQP
- the NOXA1 gene encoding NADPH oxidase activator 1 isoform X1; the encoded protein is MASLGDLVRAWHLGAQAVDRGDWARALHLFSGVPAPPARLCFNAGCVHLLAGDAEAALRAFDQAVTKDTCMAVGFFQRGVANFQLARFQEALSDFWLALEQLRGHAAIDYTQLGLRFKLQAWEVLHNVASAQCQLGLWTEAASSLREAMSKWPEGSLNGLDSALDQVQRRGSLPPRQVPRGEVFRPHRWHLKHLEPVDFLGKAKVVASAIPDDQGWGVRPQQPQGPGANHDARSLIMDSPRAGTHQGPLDAETEVGADHCTSTAYQEQRPQVEQVGKQAPLSPGLLAMGGPGPGPCEDPAGAGGAGAGGSEPLVTVTVQCAFTVALRARRGADLSSLRALLGQALPHQAQLGQLSYLAPGEDGHWVPIPEEESLQRAWQDAAACPRGLQLQCRGAGGRPVLYQVVAQHSYSAQGPEDLGFRQGDTVDVLCEEPDVPLAVDQAWLEGHCDGRIGIFPKCFVVPAGPRMSGAPSRLPRSQQGDQP
- the NOXA1 gene encoding NADPH oxidase activator 1 isoform X5, with the protein product MASLGDLVRAWHLGAQAVDRGDWARALHLFSGVPAPPARLCFNAGCVHLLAGDAEAALRAFDQAVTKDTCMAVGFFQRGVANFQLARFQEALSDFWLALEQLRGHAAIDYTQLGLRFKLQAWEVLHNVASAQCQLGLWTEAASSLREAMSKWPEGSLNGLDSALDQVQVVASAIPDDQGWGVRPQQPQGPGANHDARSLIMDSPRAGTHQGPLDAETEVGADHCTSTAYQEQRPQVEQVGKQAPLSPGLLAMGGPGPGPCEDPAGAGGAGAGGSEPLVTVTVQCAFTVALRARRGADLSSLRALLGQALPHQAQLGQLSYLAPGEDGHWVPIPEEESLQRAWQDAAACPRGLQLQCRGAGGRPVLYQVVAQHSYSAQGPEDLGFRQGDTVDVLCEEPDVPLAVDQAWLEGHCDGRIGIFPKCFVVPAGPRMSGAPSRLPRSQQGDQP